A single window of Jiangella alkaliphila DNA harbors:
- a CDS encoding DUF6220 domain-containing protein has product MRKVFLGFAVLMLAAVAVQFYLAAVGAFDTRPNDEAFSAHAIGGTVLLLLAVVATIIAAVARMGGRLIGMTAGIAGLTLLQSLIRVLADALNDSGDTSTTAGRLVFGLHALNGLAIMGLTGRALADARRPERTEQPAAAT; this is encoded by the coding sequence ATGCGGAAGGTCTTCCTCGGCTTCGCGGTGCTCATGCTCGCGGCGGTCGCGGTGCAGTTCTATTTGGCGGCGGTCGGCGCGTTCGACACCCGGCCGAACGACGAGGCGTTCAGCGCCCACGCGATCGGCGGCACCGTGTTGCTGCTGCTCGCGGTGGTGGCGACGATCATCGCGGCGGTGGCCCGGATGGGCGGGCGGCTGATCGGGATGACCGCCGGGATCGCCGGGCTGACCCTGCTGCAGAGCCTGATCCGGGTGCTCGCCGACGCGCTGAACGACTCCGGCGACACGTCGACGACTGCCGGGCGGCTGGTGTTCGGGCTGCACGCCCTGAACGGCCTGGCGATCATGGGGCTCACCGGCCGGGCGCTCGCGGACGCTCGGCGGCCGGAGCGGACCGAACAGCCTGCCGCCGCCACGTGA
- a CDS encoding PPK2 family polyphosphate kinase gives MSQPTWSSLLRLPPGPVDLASLDTRATPGFDGKKADGQAALQELGPVISDLQERLFAAGRAGGDQRLLLVVQGMDTSGKGGTMRHAVGLMDPQGVSIRAFKAPTPTERRRGFLWRIRQALPEPGQIGVFDRSHYEDVLAARVRKLVRPAVVESRYEAINDFERELAGSGCVVVKVMLHISADEQRARLAERLDDPAKYWKYNPSDIDDRKLWPDFQRAYEIALERCNTDAAPWHVVPADRKWYRNLAVTQLLIEHLAPLKLDWPPADFDVEAEKARLAAS, from the coding sequence ATGAGCCAGCCGACGTGGTCGTCACTTCTCCGTCTGCCGCCCGGGCCGGTCGACCTCGCGTCGCTCGACACCCGCGCCACACCCGGCTTCGACGGCAAGAAGGCCGACGGTCAGGCCGCGCTGCAGGAGCTCGGCCCGGTCATCTCCGACCTGCAGGAACGGCTGTTCGCGGCCGGCCGCGCCGGCGGCGACCAGCGGCTGCTGCTCGTCGTCCAGGGCATGGACACCTCCGGCAAGGGCGGCACCATGCGCCACGCCGTCGGCCTGATGGACCCGCAGGGCGTCAGCATCCGCGCGTTCAAGGCGCCGACCCCGACCGAGCGCCGCCGCGGCTTCCTCTGGCGCATCCGCCAGGCGCTGCCCGAGCCCGGCCAGATCGGCGTCTTCGACCGCAGCCACTACGAGGACGTGCTGGCCGCGCGGGTGCGCAAGCTGGTCCGGCCGGCGGTCGTCGAGTCCCGCTACGAGGCGATCAACGACTTCGAGCGCGAGCTGGCCGGCTCCGGCTGCGTCGTCGTCAAGGTCATGCTGCACATCTCCGCCGACGAGCAGCGCGCCCGGCTGGCCGAGCGGCTGGACGACCCGGCGAAGTACTGGAAGTACAACCCGAGCGACATCGACGACCGCAAGCTCTGGCCCGACTTCCAGCGCGCCTACGAGATCGCGCTGGAGCGCTGCAACACCGACGCCGCGCCCTGGCACGTCGTCCCGGCCGACCGCAAGTGGTACCGCAACCTCGCGGTGACGCAGCTGCTCATCGAGCATCTCGCGCCGCTGAAACTGGACTGGCCGCCGGCCGACTTCGACGTCGAGGCCGAGAAGGCGCGGCTGGCCGCGTCCTGA
- a CDS encoding HelD family protein translates to MDAEKHDAAARPGAGHDDAVDEEQPYITHLYERLDELKARLTARLATLYREHGGTHASVWDREAFVARDVERLERLGSVDRGLCFGRLDFRDSHTSYIGRMGLTDDDYEQLLVDWRAPAAEPFYRATAADPGELVRRRHIQTRLRKVLAVDDEVFDLAAMPAGGQGTLRGEAALLAALTEHRTGRMSDIVATIQSEQDRIIRSPLGGVLVVQGGPGTGKTVAALHRAAYLLYTHRDRLGSSGVLVVGPNRTFLHYIDQVLPSLGETGVVLATVGELVPGVEATTDDPADVAVVKADPRMADVIAAAVRDRQRLPAGPVELKVDRVELTLATAAARAARTRARRARRPHNVARRVFVRELLDHLAEEQARVLGESLDEDDLAEIRADLAAEPSVATVVDELWPALTPERLLGELFASPSLLASAGGDLTAAERKLLEREPGAAWTTSDVPLLDEAAELLGEIDDPDEAARLARQREEAEIQYARDLLDELSLEIPVDPSLVAERYRGGEARRSVAERAGLDRSWAFGHVIVDEAQELSPMAWRMVMRRAPGRSMTVVGDIAQTAAAAGARSWADVLEPHVPGRWRQETLTVNYRTPSEVMDLAARVLHAIDPALEPPTSVRSTGETPREVPVWSSLDLVEQLATEVSAELDAIGAGRLAVLVPVARLDEVHAGLAGALPVSVSRASTTDALDAPVTVLTAGQAKGLEFDTVVVVEPAELLAESVRGATDLYVAVTRPTQRLVLLHAEPLPPMLA, encoded by the coding sequence ATCGACGCCGAGAAGCACGATGCCGCCGCACGGCCGGGGGCGGGTCACGACGATGCCGTCGACGAGGAGCAGCCGTACATCACCCATCTGTACGAGCGGCTCGACGAGCTCAAGGCGCGGCTCACGGCCCGGCTGGCGACGTTGTACCGCGAGCACGGCGGCACCCACGCCTCGGTGTGGGACCGCGAGGCGTTCGTCGCCCGCGACGTCGAGCGGCTGGAGCGGCTGGGCTCGGTCGACCGCGGGCTGTGCTTCGGCCGGCTCGACTTCCGTGACAGCCACACCAGCTACATCGGCCGCATGGGACTGACCGACGACGACTACGAGCAGCTGCTGGTCGACTGGCGCGCCCCGGCCGCCGAGCCGTTCTACCGCGCCACCGCCGCCGACCCGGGCGAGCTCGTCCGCCGCCGGCACATCCAGACCCGGCTGCGCAAGGTGCTCGCCGTCGACGACGAGGTGTTCGACCTCGCCGCGATGCCGGCCGGCGGCCAGGGCACGCTGCGCGGCGAGGCGGCGCTGCTGGCGGCGCTGACCGAGCACCGTACCGGCCGCATGTCCGACATCGTCGCGACGATCCAGTCCGAGCAGGACCGCATCATCCGGTCGCCGCTGGGCGGCGTGCTGGTCGTGCAGGGCGGGCCGGGCACCGGCAAGACGGTCGCGGCGCTGCACCGCGCGGCGTACCTGCTCTACACCCACCGCGACCGCCTGGGCTCCAGTGGCGTGCTCGTGGTCGGGCCGAACCGCACGTTCCTGCACTACATCGACCAGGTACTGCCGTCGCTGGGCGAGACCGGCGTCGTGCTGGCGACGGTCGGCGAGCTGGTGCCCGGTGTCGAGGCGACCACCGACGACCCCGCCGACGTCGCCGTCGTCAAGGCCGACCCCCGCATGGCCGACGTCATCGCTGCCGCCGTCCGCGACCGGCAGCGGCTGCCCGCCGGCCCCGTCGAGCTCAAGGTCGACCGCGTCGAGCTGACGCTGGCGACGGCCGCCGCCCGGGCCGCCCGCACGCGCGCCCGCCGCGCCCGCCGTCCGCACAACGTCGCCCGCCGGGTGTTCGTCCGCGAACTGCTCGACCACCTCGCCGAAGAGCAGGCCCGGGTGCTCGGCGAGTCGCTGGACGAGGACGACCTCGCCGAGATCCGCGCCGACCTCGCCGCCGAGCCGTCCGTCGCCACCGTCGTCGATGAGCTGTGGCCGGCGCTGACGCCCGAGCGGCTGCTCGGCGAGCTGTTCGCGTCGCCGTCGCTGCTCGCGTCGGCCGGCGGTGACCTGACGGCGGCGGAGCGGAAGCTGCTCGAGCGCGAGCCCGGCGCCGCCTGGACGACGTCCGACGTGCCGCTGCTGGACGAGGCCGCGGAGCTGCTCGGCGAGATCGACGACCCCGACGAGGCGGCCCGGCTGGCCCGGCAGCGCGAGGAGGCCGAGATCCAGTACGCCCGCGACCTGCTGGACGAGCTGTCGCTGGAGATCCCGGTCGACCCGTCGCTGGTGGCCGAGCGCTACCGCGGCGGCGAGGCCCGTCGCAGTGTCGCCGAGCGGGCCGGGCTGGACCGCTCGTGGGCGTTCGGGCACGTCATCGTCGACGAGGCGCAGGAGCTGTCGCCTATGGCGTGGCGCATGGTCATGCGCCGGGCGCCGGGCCGCTCGATGACCGTCGTCGGCGACATCGCGCAGACGGCGGCCGCGGCGGGCGCGCGCTCGTGGGCCGACGTGCTGGAGCCGCACGTGCCGGGCCGGTGGCGGCAGGAGACGCTGACCGTCAACTACCGCACGCCGAGCGAGGTGATGGACCTCGCGGCCCGGGTGCTGCACGCCATCGACCCCGCGCTGGAGCCGCCGACCTCGGTGCGCTCGACCGGCGAGACGCCGCGCGAGGTGCCGGTGTGGTCGTCGCTGGACCTCGTGGAGCAGCTGGCCACGGAGGTGTCGGCCGAGCTGGACGCGATCGGCGCGGGCCGGCTGGCGGTGCTGGTGCCGGTGGCGCGGCTGGACGAGGTGCACGCCGGCCTGGCCGGTGCGCTGCCGGTCTCGGTGTCGCGTGCCTCGACGACGGATGCCCTGGACGCCCCGGTGACCGTCCTGACCGCCGGGCAGGCCAAGGGCCTCGAGTTCGACACCGTCGTGGTGGTCGAGCCGGCCGAGCTGCTGGCCGAGTCCGTCCGCGGCGCGACCGACCTCTACGTCGCCGTCACCCGGCCCACCCAGCGGCTGGTCCTGCTGCACGCCGAGCCGCTGCCGCCGATGCTCGCCTGA
- a CDS encoding type II toxin-antitoxin system VapC family toxin: MPDVNILVYAHRGELPQHPPHREWLQGLLDGMESYAVSDAVLNGFLRLVTNRRVFRTPTPLDDALRFADAVRHRPQAIVVAPGPRHWPIFEQLCRDAGATGRDVPDAHLAAVAIEHGCEFVTADKGFARFKGLRTSAVPV, encoded by the coding sequence ATGCCTGACGTCAACATCCTGGTCTACGCGCACCGCGGTGAGCTGCCGCAGCATCCGCCGCACCGCGAGTGGCTGCAGGGCCTGCTCGATGGCATGGAGAGCTATGCGGTCAGCGACGCCGTGCTCAACGGGTTCCTGCGGTTGGTGACGAACCGGCGGGTGTTCCGGACGCCGACGCCGCTCGACGACGCGCTTCGGTTTGCCGACGCCGTCCGGCACCGTCCGCAGGCCATCGTCGTCGCGCCGGGGCCGCGGCACTGGCCGATCTTCGAGCAGCTGTGCCGCGACGCCGGCGCCACGGGTCGCGACGTCCCCGACGCGCACCTCGCGGCGGTGGCCATCGAGCACGGGTGCGAATTCGTCACCGCCGACAAGGGCTTCGCGCGGTTCAAGGGCCTGCGCACGAGCGCCGTCCCCGTCTGA
- a CDS encoding CopG family ribbon-helix-helix protein, with translation MRTTVRLDEDLMRQVKEYAARSDRTITSVLEDALRQLLERERRDVGGPRADVLAVFTGDGLYAGFDLDDRSTWAEQAELEDAAHFEAVDRVDA, from the coding sequence ATGCGAACGACGGTACGCCTCGACGAGGACCTGATGAGGCAGGTCAAGGAGTACGCCGCGCGCAGCGACCGCACCATCACGTCAGTTCTGGAGGACGCCTTGCGCCAGCTACTCGAACGAGAACGCCGCGATGTCGGCGGCCCGCGCGCCGATGTCCTCGCCGTCTTCACCGGTGACGGGCTGTACGCCGGCTTCGATCTGGACGACCGCTCCACCTGGGCCGAGCAGGCCGAGCTGGAGGACGCCGCGCACTTCGAGGCCGTCGATCGTGTTGATGCCTGA
- a CDS encoding DJ-1/PfpI family protein produces the protein MPKVLILTGDAAEDLEFFYPYQRLLEEGYEVDVAAPSVKKLQFVVHDFVDGFDTYTEKPGHSWPADVAFADVNVDDYVAVVVPGGRAPEYIRNDADAQRIVKHFMDSGAPTAALCHGPLLLAAAKTLDGRRSSAYPALAVDVETAGGTFVDGAGVVDGNLVTGRAWPDHPQWFGAFMEQLRKTAPV, from the coding sequence ATGCCCAAGGTGCTCATCCTGACCGGTGACGCGGCCGAGGATCTGGAGTTCTTCTACCCGTACCAGCGGCTGCTCGAAGAGGGCTACGAGGTCGACGTCGCCGCCCCGTCGGTGAAGAAGCTGCAGTTCGTCGTGCACGACTTCGTCGACGGGTTCGACACGTACACCGAGAAGCCCGGCCACAGCTGGCCGGCCGACGTCGCGTTCGCCGACGTGAACGTCGACGACTACGTGGCGGTCGTGGTGCCCGGCGGCCGCGCGCCCGAGTACATCCGCAACGACGCCGACGCCCAGCGCATCGTCAAGCACTTCATGGACAGCGGCGCGCCGACCGCCGCCCTGTGCCACGGCCCGCTGCTGCTGGCGGCCGCGAAGACCCTGGACGGACGGCGTTCGTCGGCGTATCCGGCGCTCGCCGTCGACGTCGAGACCGCCGGCGGCACCTTCGTCGACGGCGCCGGCGTGGTCGACGGCAACCTGGTGACCGGCCGCGCCTGGCCCGACCACCCGCAGTGGTTCGGCGCGTTCATGGAGCAGCTGCGCAAGACCGCCCCCGTCTGA
- the zapE gene encoding cell division protein ZapE, with amino-acid sequence MAVVPSRLADRRPDVPASRLVADMVPPPRFRDVSFESYRADPDVPSQAAAVAAARAFAAAIGDGAGGRRRGWFRRTPDEAPGAGIYLDGGFGVGKTHLLASLWHAAPVPAERKLFCTFVELTNLAGALGFAATVEALSAHRLVCVDEFELDDPGDTVLVSTLLGRLSERGVRLAATSNTLPDQLGEGRFAAADFLREIQRLSGRFTVVRVDGEDYRHRGLPSAPSPVPDAVVASSAVGDGVTLDDFDALTAHLATVHPSRYGPLLDGVRRVHLRGVRTVDDQSAALRLVVLADRLYDRDLPVVAGGVPLDRLFTPELLAGGYRKKYFRAVSRLTALSRDGAASLGSR; translated from the coding sequence ATTGCCGTCGTGCCGTCTCGCCTCGCAGACCGCCGTCCGGACGTGCCGGCGTCGCGGCTGGTCGCCGACATGGTCCCGCCGCCGCGGTTCCGCGACGTGAGCTTCGAGAGCTACCGCGCCGATCCCGACGTCCCCAGCCAGGCGGCCGCCGTCGCCGCCGCCCGGGCCTTCGCCGCGGCCATCGGTGACGGCGCCGGCGGGCGGCGCCGCGGGTGGTTCCGGAGGACGCCGGACGAAGCCCCGGGCGCGGGGATCTATCTCGACGGCGGCTTCGGCGTGGGCAAGACGCACCTGCTGGCGTCGCTGTGGCACGCCGCGCCGGTGCCGGCCGAACGGAAGCTGTTCTGCACGTTCGTCGAGCTCACCAACCTCGCCGGCGCGCTCGGCTTCGCCGCCACCGTCGAGGCGCTGTCCGCGCACCGGCTGGTCTGCGTCGACGAGTTCGAGCTGGACGACCCCGGCGACACCGTCCTCGTGTCGACGCTGCTCGGACGGCTGTCCGAGCGCGGCGTCCGGCTGGCCGCGACCAGCAACACGCTGCCGGACCAGCTCGGCGAGGGCCGGTTCGCCGCTGCGGACTTCCTGCGCGAGATCCAGCGGCTGTCCGGCCGGTTCACCGTCGTCCGGGTCGACGGCGAGGACTACCGGCACCGCGGGCTGCCGTCGGCCCCGTCGCCGGTGCCGGACGCCGTGGTGGCGTCGTCGGCCGTCGGCGACGGTGTCACGCTCGACGACTTCGACGCGCTGACGGCGCACCTGGCCACCGTCCACCCGTCGCGGTACGGACCGCTGCTCGACGGCGTCCGCCGCGTCCACCTGCGCGGCGTGCGCACCGTCGACGACCAGTCGGCGGCGCTGCGGCTGGTCGTGCTGGCCGACCGCCTCTACGACCGTGACCTGCCCGTCGTCGCCGGCGGCGTGCCGCTGGACCGGCTGTTCACGCCCGAGTTGCTGGCCGGCGGGTACCGGAAGAAGTACTTCCGCGCGGTCTCCCGCCTGACGGCGCTGAGCAGGGACGGCGCGGCCTCTCTCGGATCGCGATAA
- a CDS encoding pyrimidine reductase family protein — protein sequence MQQLYPPGDAVDLDAAYAYPPLDGGATWLRANMVTSLDGAVQGPDGRSATVSSPPDRVVLSLLRRLADVVLAGAGTVRAEHYGPAQRPIAVASRSLDLDPAAPLFTEATHQTIVLTCASSPADRQAALREVADVVVAGETTLDVPAAVRALAERGLTRILCEGGPHLLAAIVAADALDELCYTLTPSMVGGRSHRLLEAPSTLRSDWSLGHLIEDGDTLLMRWVARRS from the coding sequence GTGCAGCAGCTCTATCCGCCCGGCGACGCCGTCGACCTCGACGCCGCGTACGCCTATCCCCCGCTCGACGGCGGCGCGACCTGGCTGCGGGCCAACATGGTGACCAGCCTCGACGGCGCCGTGCAGGGTCCCGACGGCCGGTCGGCGACGGTGTCCAGCCCGCCCGACCGCGTCGTGCTGTCCCTGCTGCGGCGGCTGGCCGACGTCGTCCTGGCCGGCGCGGGCACCGTCCGGGCCGAGCACTACGGCCCGGCGCAGCGGCCGATCGCGGTCGCCAGCCGGTCCCTCGACCTCGACCCGGCGGCGCCGCTGTTCACCGAGGCGACGCACCAGACCATCGTGCTGACCTGCGCATCCTCCCCCGCCGACCGGCAAGCGGCCCTGCGCGAGGTCGCCGACGTCGTCGTGGCCGGAGAGACGACGCTGGACGTGCCGGCCGCGGTCCGCGCGCTGGCCGAGCGCGGCCTCACCCGGATCCTGTGCGAGGGCGGCCCGCACCTGCTGGCGGCGATCGTCGCGGCGGACGCGCTGGACGAGCTCTGCTACACGCTGACGCCGTCGATGGTCGGCGGCCGGTCGCACCGGCTGCTCGAGGCGCCGTCGACGCTGCGCAGCGACTGGTCGCTCGGCCATCTGATCGAGGACGGCGACACCTTGCTCATGCGCTGGGTCGCGCGCCGGTCCTGA
- a CDS encoding ATP-dependent DNA ligase, producing the protein MRLPVLPPVPPMLAKPVKAIPDGDLSFEPKWDGFRSIIFRDGDDVEIGSRNEKPMTRYFPELVEAVKANFPERAVVDGEIVLVGDAGDRLDFEMLQQRIHPAASRVKMLSETVPAKFVAFDLLALGDDDYTQRPFRERRAALVEAFAAAQAPIHVTTATTDKTVAEQWFHQFEGAGLDGLIAKPQDGLYEPDKRTMFKIKHERTADCVVAGYRVHKSGPDRIGSLLLGLYDDDGVLASVGVIGAFPMKRREELFEELQELVTTFDDHPWAWAKQEEGTRTPRNAEYSRWSAGKDLSFVPLRPERVVEVRYDHMEGVRFRHTAQFVRWRPDRDPSSCTYAQLEEPVKFDLADVLG; encoded by the coding sequence ATGCGACTCCCGGTCCTGCCGCCCGTGCCGCCGATGCTGGCCAAGCCGGTCAAGGCGATCCCCGACGGCGACCTCAGCTTCGAGCCCAAGTGGGACGGCTTCCGGTCCATCATCTTCCGCGACGGCGACGACGTCGAGATCGGCAGCCGCAACGAGAAGCCGATGACCAGGTACTTCCCCGAGCTGGTCGAGGCGGTCAAGGCGAACTTCCCCGAGCGGGCAGTGGTCGACGGCGAGATCGTGCTGGTCGGCGACGCCGGCGACCGGCTCGACTTCGAGATGCTGCAGCAGCGCATCCACCCCGCCGCCAGCCGGGTGAAGATGCTCTCCGAGACCGTGCCTGCCAAGTTCGTCGCGTTCGACCTGCTCGCCCTCGGCGACGACGACTACACGCAGCGGCCGTTCCGCGAGCGTCGCGCGGCCCTCGTCGAGGCGTTCGCCGCGGCCCAGGCGCCCATCCACGTCACCACCGCCACCACCGACAAGACCGTCGCCGAGCAGTGGTTCCACCAGTTCGAGGGCGCCGGGCTCGACGGCCTCATCGCCAAGCCGCAGGACGGCCTCTACGAGCCGGACAAGCGGACGATGTTCAAGATCAAGCACGAGCGCACCGCCGACTGCGTCGTCGCCGGCTACCGCGTCCACAAGAGCGGCCCCGACCGCATCGGCTCGCTGCTGCTCGGCCTCTACGACGACGACGGCGTGCTGGCCAGCGTCGGCGTCATCGGGGCGTTCCCGATGAAGCGGCGCGAGGAACTGTTCGAGGAGCTGCAGGAGCTGGTCACCACGTTCGACGACCACCCCTGGGCCTGGGCGAAGCAGGAAGAGGGCACCCGCACGCCGCGCAACGCCGAGTACAGCCGGTGGAGCGCGGGTAAGGACCTCTCGTTCGTCCCGCTGCGCCCTGAGCGGGTCGTCGAGGTGCGCTACGACCACATGGAGGGCGTCCGGTTCAGGCACACCGCGCAGTTCGTCCGCTGGCGGCCCGACCGCGACCCGTCGTCGTGCACGTACGCGCAGCTCGAAGAACCAGTCAAGTTCGACCTCGCCGACGTCCTAGGCTGA
- a CDS encoding DNA polymerase domain-containing protein: MREAIEVEAGGRMVRVSSPSKVYFPERGLTKLNVVQYFLAVGDGILGALRERPTTLERWPGGVFEGAKLSTRQDNRGDAFYQKRIPRGAPDYVETATVAFPSGRTADEVCPTEVAVVAWAANLGTLTFHPWPVRRPDAEHPDQLRIDLDPQPGTDYADAVPVAHEARALLQELGMDGFPKTSGGRGMHLYVPVRPEWDFVQARRAVIAFGRELNRRMPKQVTVDWWKEERGERIFIDFNQMARDRTIASAYSVRPKPRATVSAPLSWDEVDDARPEDFDITTMPARFASVGDLHAGVAEVAYSLEPLLELAARDEKDHDLGDLPYPPEYPKMPGEPLRVQPSRRATFD, translated from the coding sequence ATGAGGGAAGCGATCGAGGTCGAGGCCGGCGGCCGCATGGTCCGGGTCTCGAGCCCCAGCAAGGTCTACTTCCCCGAGCGCGGTCTCACCAAGCTCAACGTGGTGCAGTACTTCCTCGCCGTCGGCGACGGCATCCTCGGCGCGCTGCGCGAGCGGCCGACCACCTTGGAGCGCTGGCCCGGCGGCGTCTTCGAGGGCGCCAAACTGTCCACCCGCCAGGACAACCGCGGCGACGCGTTCTACCAGAAGCGCATCCCCAGGGGCGCGCCCGACTACGTCGAGACCGCGACCGTCGCGTTTCCCAGCGGCCGCACCGCCGACGAGGTCTGCCCGACGGAGGTCGCGGTGGTCGCGTGGGCGGCGAACCTCGGCACGCTGACGTTCCACCCGTGGCCGGTCCGCCGTCCCGACGCCGAGCACCCCGACCAGCTGCGCATCGACCTCGACCCGCAGCCCGGCACCGACTACGCCGACGCCGTCCCCGTCGCCCATGAGGCCCGGGCGCTGCTCCAGGAGCTCGGCATGGACGGCTTCCCGAAGACGTCCGGCGGCCGCGGCATGCATCTGTATGTCCCGGTGCGGCCCGAGTGGGACTTCGTCCAGGCCCGCCGCGCCGTCATCGCGTTCGGCCGCGAGCTGAACCGCCGGATGCCCAAGCAGGTCACCGTCGACTGGTGGAAGGAGGAGCGGGGCGAGCGCATCTTCATCGACTTCAACCAGATGGCCCGCGACCGCACCATCGCCTCCGCCTACTCCGTCCGGCCCAAGCCGCGGGCGACGGTGTCGGCGCCGCTGTCTTGGGACGAGGTCGACGACGCCCGGCCCGAGGACTTCGACATCACGACGATGCCGGCCCGGTTCGCCTCGGTCGGCGACCTCCATGCCGGCGTGGCCGAGGTCGCGTACTCGCTGGAGCCGCTGCTGGAACTGGCCGCCCGCGACGAGAAGGACCACGACCTCGGCGACCTGCCCTACCCGCCGGAGTACCCGAAGATGCCCGGCGAGCCCCTGCGTGTCCAGCCGTCCCGCCGCGCGACCTTCGACTGA